A window of the Oncorhynchus kisutch isolate 150728-3 linkage group LG12, Okis_V2, whole genome shotgun sequence genome harbors these coding sequences:
- the LOC109887934 gene encoding beta-1,4-galactosyltransferase 1 has product FNSALRNKTTETKTHELKKCPDPSPLLVGPLRVEFSTPVSLDTVRKENPGLQEGGRYKPHDCVALQKVALIIPFRLRDEHLKFWLYYLHPILQRQQLDYGVYVINQDGDNTFNRAKLMNIGIAEALKEYDYDCFVFSDVDIIPMDDRNTYKCFSQPRHLSVSMDKYGFKLPYYQYFGGVSSLSKEQIMKINGFPNNYWGWGGEDDDIFNRVNNRKMSVSRPDGVVGKCRMIRHERDKNNNDNPQRFKRIAHTLKTMDTDGLNSLEYEVVAVEKHDLFTKITVDVGMPPED; this is encoded by the exons TTCAACAGTGCTTTGCGGAACA AAACTACAGAGACCAAAACCCATGAATTAAAGAAATGCCCAGATCCCTCTCCACTTCTAG TTGGGCCTCTCAGGGTTGAGTTCTCTACGCCTGTCAGCTTGGATACAGTGAGGAAGGAGAACCCAGGCTTGCAGGAAGGAGGTCGCTACAAACCACATGACTGTGTCGCCCTCCAAAAGGTTGCTCTCATCATCCCCTTCCGCCTTCGTGACGAGCACCTCAAGTTCTGGCTCTACTACCTCCATCCCATCCTTCAGCGCCAACAGCTGGACTATGGCGTCTATGTTATCAATCag GATGGAGACAACACGTTCAACAGGGCCAAGCTGATGAACATTGGCATTGCTGAGGCCCTGAAGGAGTATGACTACGACTGCTTTGTGTTCAGTGACGTGGACATCATCCCCATGGATGACCGCAACACCTACAAATGCTTCAGCCAGCCCagacacctgtctgtctccaTGGACAAGTATGGCTTCAA GTTGCCCTATTATCAGTACTTTGGCGGTGTCTCATCGTTGAGTAAAGAGCAGATCATGAAAATCAACGGCTTTCCCAACAACTACTGGGGCTGGGGTGGTGAAGATGACGACATTTTCAACAG GGTGAATAACAGAAAAATGTCTGTCTCTCGTCCGGACGGCGTAGTCGGAAAATGCCGGATGATCCGTCACGAGAGAGACAAAAATAACAACGACAATCCTCAGAG GTTCAAGAGAATAGCTCACACGTTAAAGACGATGGATACCGATGGCCTCAACTCTCTCGAGTACGAAGTTGTTGCAGTTGAAAAGCATGACCTGTTCACAAAGATTACAGTAGACGTGGGGATGCCACCCGAAGATTAA
- the LOC109900444 gene encoding beta-1,4-galactosyltransferase 1-like, with the protein MLKTTETKTHELKKCPDPSPLLVGPLRVEFSTPVSLDTVRKENPGLQEGGRYKPHDCVALQKVALIIPFRLRDEHLKFWLYYLHPILQRQQLDYGVYVINQDGDNTFNRAKLMNIGIAEALKEYDYDCFVFSDVDIIPMDDRNTYKCFSQPRHLSVSMDKYGFKLPYYQYFGGVSSLSKEQIMKINGFPNNYWGWGGEDDDIFNRVNNRKMSVSRPDGVVGKCRMIRHERDKNNNDNPQRFKRIAHTLKTMDTDGLNSLEYEVVAVEKHDLFTKITVDVGMPPED; encoded by the exons ATGCTTA AAACTACAGAGACCAAAACCCATGAATTAAAGAAATGCCCAGATCCCTCTCCACTTCTAG TTGGGCCTCTCAGGGTTGAGTTCTCTACGCCTGTCAGCTTGGATACAGTGAGGAAGGAGAACCCAGGCTTGCAGGAAGGAGGTCGCTACAAACCACATGACTGTGTCGCCCTCCAAAAGGTTGCTCTCATCATCCCCTTCCGCCTTCGTGACGAGCACCTCAAGTTCTGGCTCTACTACCTCCATCCCATCCTTCAGCGCCAACAGCTGGACTATGGCGTCTATGTTATCAATCag GATGGAGACAACACGTTCAACAGGGCCAAGCTGATGAACATTGGCATTGCTGAGGCCCTGAAGGAGTATGACTACGACTGCTTTGTGTTCAGTGACGTGGACATCATCCCCATGGATGACCGCAACACCTACAAATGCTTCAGCCAGCCCagacacctgtctgtctccaTGGACAAGTATGGCTTCAA GTTGCCCTATTATCAGTACTTTGGCGGTGTCTCATCGTTGAGTAAAGAGCAGATCATGAAAATCAACGGCTTTCCCAACAACTACTGGGGCTGGGGTGGTGAAGATGACGACATTTTCAACAG GGTGAATAACAGAAAAATGTCTGTCTCTCGTCCGGACGGCGTAGTCGGAAAATGCCGGATGATCCGTCACGAGAGAGACAAAAATAACAACGACAATCCTCAGAG GTTCAAGAGAATAGCTCACACGTTAAAGACGATGGATACCGATGGCCTCAACTCTCTCGAGTACGAAGTTGTTGCAGTTGAAAAGCATGACCTGTTCACAAAGATTACAGTAGACGTGGGGATGCCACCCGAAGATTAA
- the LOC109900373 gene encoding probable pancreatic secretory proteinase inhibitor, with amino-acid sequence MAGKVVMLLCVMLLVAFAGAEEENSGLYRKPSCVDMVEILACPMNLAPVCGSDGNTYPNECALCVQRQETRTDILVMKEESC; translated from the exons ATGGCTGGAAAAGTAGTgatgctgctgtgtgtgatgcTCCTCGTCGCCTTTGCAG GCGCAGAAGAAGAGAACTCTGGACTTTACAGAAAG CCATCTTGTGTTGATATGGTGGAGATTCTGGCTTGCCCTATGAACTTGGCTCCTGTGTGTGGCTCCGATGGCAACACCTACCCCAACGAGTGTGCACTCTGTGTCCAGAGACA GGAAACCAGAACGGACATCTTAGTCATGAAGGAGGAGAGCTGCTAG